In a genomic window of Helianthus annuus cultivar XRQ/B chromosome 10, HanXRQr2.0-SUNRISE, whole genome shotgun sequence:
- the LOC118483050 gene encoding uncharacterized protein LOC118483050 isoform X1, with the protein MIYFPLGASSSMPPTFECPICMGPLVEQMATRCGHMFCEGCIRDIQGRWVNAAKFLTDALLIGSLAIRIIPVMCYYRANIFLGTVMCYYRANIRDEWSTKESSLGMSYTL; encoded by the exons ATGATCTACTTTCCACTAGGAGCTAGTAGTTCAATG CCACCTACCTTCGAGTGTCCAATTTGCATGGGGCCGCTAGTTGAACAGATGGCCACAAGGTGCGGTCACATGTTTTGTGAAGGTTGCATAAGAGATATTCAG GGCAGGTGGGTAAATGCTGCAAAGTTTTTAACAGATGCATTACTGATTGGAAGCTTAGCAATCCGTATTATCCCAGTCATGTGCTATTATCGCGCTAATATTTTTCTTGGTACCGTCATGTGCTATTATCGCGCTAATATTAGAGATGAATGGTCTACTAAAGAAAGTTCACTTGGTATGTCTTATACTCTCTAG
- the LOC118483050 gene encoding TNF receptor-associated factor 6-like isoform X2 — translation MIYFPLGASSSMPPTFECPICMGPLVEQMATRCGHMFCEGCIRDIQVGKCCKVFNRCITDWKLSNPYYPSHVLLSR, via the exons ATGATCTACTTTCCACTAGGAGCTAGTAGTTCAATG CCACCTACCTTCGAGTGTCCAATTTGCATGGGGCCGCTAGTTGAACAGATGGCCACAAGGTGCGGTCACATGTTTTGTGAAGGTTGCATAAGAGATATTCAG GTGGGTAAATGCTGCAAAGTTTTTAACAGATGCATTACTGATTGGAAGCTTAGCAATCCGTATTATCCCAGTCATGTGCTATTATCGCGCTAA